The Schistocerca cancellata isolate TAMUIC-IGC-003103 chromosome 4, iqSchCanc2.1, whole genome shotgun sequence genome contains a region encoding:
- the LOC126184946 gene encoding piggyBac transposable element-derived protein 4-like, whose protein sequence is MSRRGLRDEEIERLLCEIPSDEDSTVDTTDDESDYEASIVAEAIVSSEGEVSESEEESESTPPKRAADTAPTWGQQFNATSGMQFDSESGPSAFIRDIDDPEPIDIFEKIFPKELVELIVFQTNLYATQSGKSFTPTTDNEIRTFLGINILMGIKRMPAYRDYWSSAPELHDRYIASLMAVNRFGWLLRNIHLNDNTLHPEKGHPGYDKLYKLRPVIKILSESFSKCYQPSKHLAIDESMIKFKGRNSMKQYMRDKPIKRGYKVWMLCDKTSYNLKFDIYTGKVGDTVQTGLGEHVVLTEKHICLWDSSTNKETFTQIKNRQRIKQR, encoded by the exons atgtcaagaagaggcttacgagatgaagaaatcgaacgattattgtgtgaaattccatcagacgaggattccactgttgacaccacagatgacgaatctgattatgaagcaagcattgttgcggaggctattgtgtcgtctgaaggcgaagtttcagagagcgaggaagaaagtgagtccactccgccaaaacgcgctgctgacacagcgccaacttggggacaacaattcaatgctacctcaggaatgcagttcgacagtgaatcaggaccaagtgcttttattagggacattgatgatccagaacctatcgatatattcgaaaaaatatttccaaaagagctagttgagctaatcgttttccaaacaaatttatatgcgacgcaatctggcaagtctttcactccaacaactgacaatgaaatacgaactttcctgggaatcaacattttgatgggtataaagcgtatgccagcatacagagactactggtctagtgccccagaacttcatgatcgttatattgcatctctgatggcagtaaatcggtttggatggttactgaggaacattcatctgaatgataacacattgcatccagaaaaaggacacccaggttatgacaaactgtacaagctgcgaccagtgatcaagatactatctgaatctttttccaagtgttaccaacccagcaaacacctagcaattgatgagtcaatgatcaaattcaaaggccgcaacagtatgaaacaatacatgagagataaacccataaagcgtggttacaaagtgtggatgctgtgtgacaagacctcttacaacttgaaatttgatatttacaccggaaaagtaggtgacacagtgcaaacaggccttggggagcatgtagtgctga cagagaaacatatatgcctgtgggacagttcaaccaacaaggaaacatttacccaaattaaaaacagacaaagaattaagcagaggtga